In Acidimicrobiales bacterium, the sequence GGATCCCGCGCTTGGCCAGATGGCCGAGGCGGCCCGAGTGCAGGTAGGAGCGTCGGACACAGTCGAGCCAGGGGCTGGTGCCACACTCCGCGTGGAGCAGTTCCAGAAGGTTCACCCGGACCTCGCAGTGGGCGTCGTGTCGCTACCTACGAGCAGGGTAAGGCCGGGGCCGGCTCCTTGGAATCGGCAAAAGCCGTGCGTGCTTGGATGCGGGAAACCCGGCGGCCGGGCTCCTAGCTGGCGGCCAGGGCTCGCTGGTGGTCGACGACGAACTGAACCACCTCGACCCTGCTGCGCAAGCCCAACTTCTGCATCAGATGGGTCCGGTGGGCCTCTACGGTGCGCAGAGATATTGCCAGGGTGTGCGCCACCTCGGCGTTGGTGTGCCCGAGGGCGAGCAGCTCGACCACCTCCTGTTCGCGCCGGGTCAGGTCCCACAT encodes:
- a CDS encoding response regulator transcription factor, with translation ALSTGDDGYVLKTASPEELMAALHKVAHGGQWVQPELGAQLAHWDEIPRRHSFESMWDLTRREQEVVELLALGHTNAEVAHTLAISLRTVEAHRTHLMQKLGLRSRVEVVQFVVDHQRALAAS